AACTGTTTTAAAATAGGTAAAGTTTGAAGGTATGCAGCTCAATCTCAAAATCAGCCCTTGATTTTAGGTTGAGCTGTTTGTTATTCCAACATGATGTTCTCGTTAACCAGTTGGTAGTAATATTCATCCATCTGTTCTGCCGTAACATTTTCATCGAAATGTTGTATCCACCATGTCACAAGTAAACGAATCACCCCCGAGTGAAACTCGGCTACCAGTTCAATGGGAAGTGAAAAATGTTTACCTCTTCTCTTCAATTCCAGAAAATCTCGTCTGAATATCTCTCCGATATAATGTATGAAAAAGTTGTTAAACCCCTCATCCTTCTGCTGGTTCTGCACGATAGTCTCCAGTACATTTCCGAACAGAATTTTAGATACGCTTTGCAAAGGCTGCTGTAACCGATCTTCTACATTCATGTGTAAATAATCCCGAAGGACCCAAGTTAGGGTGGAGGACAGTAGAGCAAATTTATCCTTGAAATGTTTATAAAACGTTGTTCGGTGGACCATAGCTTTGTCACATATTTCATTAATTGTGATGTTGCTGAATAGCTGGCCTTTCTCACATAACAGATCGAGAAGCGCCATCGTTAACAATTTATGAGTTCGGGTAACTCTCAAATCCACCTTTTTATCAATCATTTTCATCTACATCATTTCCTTATTGTAGTTTAGCTATATAGTATCCTGATATTGATTCTTACTTGATGCGAGATTCCAAGTGTATATTGGTATTATAAGTAATTTTTTGATAGGGCTACAAGTGTAGATAAAATATGATGGATTAGAGAGGATGAAGTGGCGATGTCCGATATGAAAAAAGCTGTGGTAATTGGGGCAGGTATTGCAGGATTAATAACTGCAAGGATGTTATCTGATTATTATGATGAGGTGTGTATCATTGAGCGAGATGAATTACCTTCTGAGCCGGCGAATCGGCAGGGTGTGCCTCAATCCTTTCATCCACATCGTGTGTTACCGCGCGGTGGACTCATTCTGGAACATTACTTTCCCGGATACAATGACGAATTGGTCGCGCTTGGCGCCATTCCTTCACATGAAGAGAAATTTGTGATTGCCAATCGCTACGGTACATTAGTTAATAAGGCAAATGCTGCTTCCTCATTCAAAATTGCATCAAGCAGTAGAGCTCTGCT
This Paenibacillus xylanexedens DNA region includes the following protein-coding sequences:
- a CDS encoding TetR/AcrR family transcriptional regulator yields the protein MKMIDKKVDLRVTRTHKLLTMALLDLLCEKGQLFSNITINEICDKAMVHRTTFYKHFKDKFALLSSTLTWVLRDYLHMNVEDRLQQPLQSVSKILFGNVLETIVQNQQKDEGFNNFFIHYIGEIFRRDFLELKRRGKHFSLPIELVAEFHSGVIRLLVTWWIQHFDENVTAEQMDEYYYQLVNENIMLE